A single window of Nocardia sp. NBC_01327 DNA harbors:
- a CDS encoding DUF6636 domain-containing protein encodes MKATHFSTALGAVAAAATALALSAAPANAAQLDQFVSPSGNIGCLIGPHGAECEIRDHSYAQPVAPVNCHGAYGDVFSEQDGTYARLNCHTDQPIDFHSRVVDYGQQVREGSMVCSVTMQYVECADGTTGHGFKVAREFYNIY; translated from the coding sequence ATGAAAGCGACACACTTTTCGACCGCCCTCGGTGCCGTCGCGGCGGCCGCCACGGCCCTCGCACTCAGCGCGGCGCCGGCGAACGCCGCGCAGCTCGACCAGTTCGTCTCACCGTCCGGGAACATCGGCTGCCTCATCGGGCCGCACGGTGCGGAGTGCGAGATCAGGGACCACAGCTACGCCCAGCCGGTGGCGCCGGTCAACTGCCACGGCGCGTACGGCGACGTGTTCTCCGAACAGGACGGGACCTACGCGCGGCTCAACTGCCACACCGATCAGCCCATCGACTTCCATTCTCGCGTAGTCGATTACGGCCAGCAGGTCCGCGAAGGCTCGATGGTGTGCAGCGTCACCATGCAGTACGTGGAATGCGCCGACGGCACCACCGGCCACGGCTTCAAGGTGGCGCGCGAGTTCTACAACATCTACTGA
- a CDS encoding dynamin family protein codes for MTGRELAEAHRLIRAARTEFGPRSGCDAELAACERRLGEPLRVALAGTLKSGKSTLLNALIGDEIAPTDATECTRVVTWFQQSATPRIQLTADGRPRLLPVLRTDGQLTLDLGVTADRVEKLEVFWPSSLLDDFTIIDTPGTSSNSRDVSERTLALLAPEDGICEADAIVYLMRDLHDTDVQLLQHIQDQMATGTGPLGVVGVLSRADEIDGGHGDPLAAAHRLSRDLADAPELQGLHQSFIPVSGLLALRGQTLRQAEFTVLRTLAAVPRNDLEAALISVTRFTAPTSNLPVTEVDRTRLVNSFGLFGIRLAVSMIHAGIADAPALAAALLRRSGLDDLRRTLHSQFGQRNEQLKAYSAMASLQRILARHPASEGLSRQVDRALADTHTFTELRLLSSIRATRLSDLDRDLATRVLGGKGISAHQRLGLPANAGPAQRRDAALRAIRDWRNRLDNPLLDPLTAATCRAVARSCESIVEDSRTAVR; via the coding sequence GTGACCGGGCGAGAACTGGCCGAGGCGCATCGGCTGATCCGCGCGGCCCGTACCGAATTCGGCCCGCGATCGGGGTGCGATGCCGAATTGGCCGCCTGCGAGCGCCGACTCGGAGAACCGCTGCGGGTGGCGCTCGCCGGAACCCTCAAGTCGGGTAAATCGACGCTGCTCAATGCCCTGATCGGCGATGAGATCGCGCCGACCGACGCGACCGAGTGCACCCGCGTGGTGACCTGGTTCCAGCAATCGGCGACCCCCCGCATCCAGCTCACCGCCGACGGCCGCCCGCGCCTGCTGCCGGTGCTGCGCACCGACGGACAGCTCACCCTCGACCTGGGTGTCACCGCGGACCGCGTGGAAAAGCTCGAGGTCTTCTGGCCCTCCTCACTGCTCGACGATTTCACCATCATCGACACCCCCGGCACCTCGTCGAATTCGCGCGATGTCTCCGAACGCACCCTGGCACTGCTCGCCCCCGAGGACGGGATCTGCGAGGCGGACGCCATCGTCTACCTCATGCGCGATCTGCACGACACCGATGTCCAACTGCTGCAACACATTCAGGACCAAATGGCGACCGGCACCGGCCCGCTCGGCGTTGTCGGCGTCCTGTCCCGAGCCGATGAGATCGACGGCGGCCACGGCGACCCCCTGGCCGCCGCCCACCGCCTGAGCCGCGATCTGGCCGATGCGCCGGAACTACAGGGTCTGCACCAGAGCTTCATTCCGGTGTCCGGTCTGCTCGCCCTGCGCGGCCAGACGCTGCGCCAGGCCGAATTCACCGTCCTGCGCACCCTGGCCGCGGTCCCCCGCAATGATCTCGAGGCGGCCCTGATCTCCGTCACCCGCTTCACCGCACCCACCAGCAATCTCCCGGTGACCGAGGTCGACCGCACCCGGCTGGTCAATTCCTTCGGCCTGTTCGGCATTCGACTGGCCGTCTCCATGATTCACGCGGGCATTGCCGACGCACCGGCGCTGGCCGCCGCGCTGCTGCGCCGCAGCGGACTCGATGACCTGCGCCGCACCCTGCACAGCCAATTCGGCCAGCGCAATGAACAACTCAAGGCCTATTCCGCGATGGCCTCGCTGCAGCGCATTCTCGCGCGCCACCCGGCGAGCGAGGGGCTGTCCCGTCAGGTGGATCGCGCTCTCGCCGATACGCATACCTTCACCGAGCTTCGGCTACTGTCCAGCATTCGCGCGACGCGGCTGAGCGACCTCGACCGCGACCTCGCCACCCGGGTACTCGGCGGTAAGGGCATCTCCGCACACCAGCGGCTCGGCCTCCCGGCGAACGCGGGTCCGGCGCAGCGCCGCGATGCCGCCCTGCGCGCAATCCGGGACTGGCGCAACCGACTCGACAATCCGCTGCTGGATCCGCTCACCGCCGCCACCTGCCGCGCCGTGGCCCGCAGTTGCGAATCGATTGTCGAGGACAGCCGGACGGCGGTTCGGTAA
- a CDS encoding dynamin family protein: protein MTASTPASARKLSPSTDSMTALLDELRSVTDAVGRTDLSNRLVSARQRVSDARLRIVVTGQSKKGISSLVNALVAADVCSTNAAAPERTRGPRPVAGPVIVEYGESKSKKVGEAGRTEVTLPVDLLAEGVVLIDMPGVTGAGSRRATEILSMLPTVDAVLFVSDASQEYTAPEIRFLQQIHQLCPMVAGVINKIDSYVRWADIQKANRKHLTDADLDLPILPVSSAMHKTAHRLGDQMLEVESGIPQLEAFIRNHLVARADALARESVVNDVRVVSDHVALALNSELTALQDPSRSAELLDRIRTARDTAEALRKRTANWQYVLGDGITELTVSVEHDLRHRLRAIVREAEEEIMKSDPARQWEAFGERINGRVSAAVEDNFILAHQLSIDLAGKVADRFSEDGKVQLPALPGADTDALLGQLGSVEALESGKAGVVQRAITSLRGSYGGVLMVGLATSLLGLALVNPWSIGAGLLLGANTFREDHKALKARRRSEARLAVARLMDEVVFQVSKESKQRLRDVQRTLRDHFTTVADEMLRSANDSLQAAQEAGNTHESERAARIAQVQGNLGHLRQLRVQAAGLVQAGEAQ, encoded by the coding sequence GTGACCGCGTCAACCCCGGCTTCCGCGAGGAAACTCTCCCCCTCGACCGATTCGATGACCGCGCTGCTCGATGAGCTGCGGTCGGTGACCGATGCCGTCGGCCGGACCGATCTGTCGAACCGGCTGGTGTCGGCGCGGCAGCGGGTCAGCGATGCACGACTGCGCATCGTTGTCACCGGCCAGTCCAAGAAGGGCATCAGCTCACTGGTCAACGCCCTGGTCGCGGCCGATGTGTGCTCCACGAATGCGGCTGCCCCGGAACGCACTCGCGGTCCGAGGCCGGTGGCCGGGCCGGTGATCGTCGAATACGGCGAGTCGAAGTCCAAGAAGGTCGGCGAGGCGGGCCGGACCGAGGTGACCCTGCCGGTGGATCTGCTCGCCGAGGGTGTGGTGCTCATCGATATGCCGGGTGTCACCGGCGCCGGTTCCCGGCGCGCGACGGAGATCCTGTCGATGCTGCCGACCGTCGACGCGGTGCTGTTCGTCTCCGATGCCAGCCAGGAGTACACCGCGCCGGAAATTCGCTTCCTGCAACAGATTCACCAGCTCTGCCCGATGGTGGCGGGCGTGATCAACAAGATCGACAGCTATGTCCGCTGGGCCGATATCCAGAAGGCCAATCGGAAGCATCTCACCGATGCCGATCTGGATCTGCCGATCCTGCCGGTCTCCTCGGCCATGCACAAAACCGCGCATCGCCTGGGCGATCAGATGCTCGAGGTCGAATCCGGCATCCCGCAACTCGAGGCCTTCATTCGCAATCACCTCGTCGCACGAGCGGATGCGCTGGCCCGCGAATCCGTCGTCAACGATGTCCGCGTCGTCTCCGATCACGTTGCACTGGCATTGAATTCGGAATTGACCGCCCTGCAGGACCCGTCCCGCAGCGCGGAACTCCTCGATCGCATCCGCACCGCCCGCGATACCGCCGAGGCCCTGCGCAAGCGCACGGCGAATTGGCAGTACGTCCTCGGCGACGGCATCACCGAATTGACCGTCTCCGTCGAACACGATCTGCGCCACCGGCTGCGCGCCATTGTGCGCGAGGCCGAGGAGGAGATCATGAAGTCCGATCCGGCCCGCCAGTGGGAGGCGTTCGGCGAGCGCATCAACGGCCGGGTCTCGGCCGCTGTCGAGGACAATTTCATACTGGCGCACCAGCTTTCGATCGACCTCGCGGGCAAGGTGGCCGACCGATTCAGCGAGGACGGCAAGGTCCAGCTGCCGGCGCTGCCGGGCGCGGACACGGATGCGCTGCTCGGCCAGCTCGGTTCGGTGGAGGCGCTCGAGAGCGGCAAGGCCGGAGTCGTCCAGCGCGCCATCACCAGCCTGCGCGGTTCGTACGGCGGCGTGCTGATGGTCGGCCTGGCGACAAGCCTGCTGGGACTGGCCCTGGTGAACCCGTGGTCGATCGGCGCGGGATTGCTGCTCGGCGCCAACACTTTCCGTGAGGATCACAAGGCGCTCAAGGCCCGCCGCCGTTCCGAGGCCAGGCTCGCCGTGGCCCGGCTCATGGATGAGGTCGTCTTCCAGGTCAGCAAGGAATCCAAGCAGCGCCTGCGCGATGTGCAGCGCACCCTGCGCGACCACTTCACCACGGTGGCCGACGAAATGCTCCGCTCCGCAAACGATTCCCTGCAGGCCGCGCAGGAGGCCGGCAATACGCACGAAAGCGAGCGCGCGGCCCGCATTGCCCAGGTCCAGGGCAATCTGGGCCATCTGCGCCAATTGCGCGTGCAGGCAGCAGGTTTGGTCCAGGCGGGAGAGGCGCAGTGA